One Candidatus Eremiobacteraceae bacterium genomic window carries:
- the nuoE gene encoding NADH-quinone oxidoreductase subunit NuoE translates to MTPQREKRGGELIARYPDRRSALIPFLQFCQEEDGSVTDQAIADAAELVRLTPAEVESIASFYSLLFRHPVGKHVIQVCRTLACMLRGADDLQAHIKKRLGVGHLETTADGMFTYEEVECLAACDKAPCLQHNLEYVYDVTPATFDALLDQWRAQSSTASPLPAE, encoded by the coding sequence ATGACGCCGCAGCGCGAAAAACGCGGCGGCGAGCTCATCGCGCGCTATCCCGACCGGCGTTCCGCACTCATACCCTTTCTGCAGTTCTGTCAAGAAGAAGACGGCTCTGTCACGGATCAGGCCATCGCCGATGCGGCGGAACTCGTGCGCCTCACGCCGGCGGAGGTGGAGTCGATCGCTTCGTTCTACAGTCTGCTGTTCAGGCATCCCGTCGGTAAGCACGTGATCCAGGTCTGCCGCACTCTCGCGTGCATGCTTCGCGGTGCGGACGACCTTCAGGCGCACATCAAAAAGCGCTTGGGTGTCGGCCATCTCGAAACAACCGCGGACGGCATGTTCACGTACGAAGAAGTGGAGTGCCTCGCAGCCTGCGACAAGGCGCCGTGCCTGCAACACAATCTGGAGTATGTGTACGACGTCACTCCGGCAACTTTCGACGCGCTGCTCGACCAGTGGCGCGCGCAATCGTCCACGGCATCGCCGTTGCCCGCGGAGTAG
- a CDS encoding NADH-quinone oxidoreductase subunit C, producing the protein MSETLHSHPDRAGMASLLERLRDALGENLLEAASADDMDEAAILPAGLHAAVNVLRAAGFNMLADIGATDHLPLTPRFEISYHFIALDETAKLVTNPPRYRLRVFPDDTDPAVPSLCGVWLAANWPEREVYDLFGVRFDGHPNLTRILMPDDWQGHPLRKDYPLRGHDRGFAAGGRPGSVPPVTPS; encoded by the coding sequence ATGTCTGAGACCCTCCACTCGCATCCCGATCGAGCCGGAATGGCCTCACTTCTCGAGCGGCTGCGCGATGCGCTCGGCGAGAATCTCCTCGAAGCCGCATCCGCCGACGATATGGATGAGGCGGCGATCCTGCCTGCCGGATTGCACGCAGCGGTCAATGTGCTGCGCGCCGCAGGGTTCAACATGCTCGCCGACATCGGCGCCACGGATCACCTCCCGCTCACGCCGCGTTTTGAGATCTCGTACCACTTCATCGCGCTCGACGAAACCGCCAAGCTCGTGACCAATCCGCCGCGCTATCGATTGCGCGTGTTCCCCGACGACACCGATCCGGCCGTGCCTTCGCTCTGCGGCGTCTGGCTAGCCGCGAATTGGCCCGAACGCGAGGTCTACGATCTGTTCGGCGTTCGCTTCGACGGGCATCCGAATCTGACACGCATCCTCATGCCCGACGACTGGCAGGGCCATCCGCTTCGCAAGGACTATCCGTTGCGCGGCCACGATCGTGGATTCGCGGCCGGAGGCAGGCCCGGATCCGTTCCGCCGGTGACCCCATCGTGA
- the nuoG gene encoding NADH-quinone oxidoreductase subunit NuoG produces MSGTPVNPRTVNVTIDGNTFAVPDGMLVVEAAKRLGTQIPVYCYHPKLEPAGLCRICLVEIEKMPKLQIACATRVTEGMVVHTSSAKVAEARKGVLEFLLLNHPLDCPICDKGGECDLQDFTMSYGPGESRLTEPKLHKPKRVDLGPTIVLDEERCILCRRCTRFDDEIAQERNLIVEDRGYGSLIATRNGGEYTSYFSGNTTEICPVGALTSKAYRFRSRPWDLGHADSVCTQCSVGCNFRIDTRFGRIMRTFTRENTAIDDGWLCDRGRYTFNYLYTPDRLRMPSVTDDAGRSDVAFADAVALAAPRLAAAAKAGRVGIIGGGRLSDEEAFALQKFARDVLGTNNIDHRAHAQKFASPARFGAHLTDLDDASLILMFGALTPEQAPILDLRIRRAVARRHAKLVYVGPYRPELPVEAHYVEYPPAEIAGLFDKLADVVHHGKEEPADGFVAEIAKELTSSEKIVAIHDGHDPRSAEALERLMETLHRYDHPVGVLVVGATGNARGAEAAGCVPNLGPGYAAASGAPGMTTSQMLAAAAEGKLDALLVVGANPALTFSDGDLARRAFEKIPFLAVADQVMTETAAYADVVFAAASFAEKRGHVTNLEGRRQAFAAAIDPPIQVRDDAQLIAALAGAIGRGDALSADPDVLFAQLGQAETAAHSAHVHGAGLARPSADTPPALANAGDGTFTVIPVPHLYAGGGGVAFDPGTAGMRPAPYAVFHPSDASRVGVADGDRVTLTGKGGSIDVATRIAHDVRQGFVLVLAGMPEAPVNKLLDESGFGRVTAAGSGVEAQASA; encoded by the coding sequence GTGAGCGGCACTCCCGTTAACCCGCGGACGGTCAACGTCACGATCGACGGCAACACGTTTGCGGTTCCCGACGGCATGCTGGTCGTGGAAGCGGCCAAGCGATTGGGCACGCAGATCCCGGTCTATTGCTATCATCCCAAACTCGAACCGGCGGGCCTGTGCCGCATCTGCCTCGTCGAGATCGAGAAGATGCCGAAGCTTCAGATCGCTTGCGCGACGCGCGTGACCGAAGGCATGGTCGTACATACGTCGTCGGCGAAGGTGGCCGAGGCGCGCAAGGGCGTGCTTGAATTCCTCTTGCTCAACCATCCGCTGGACTGTCCGATCTGCGACAAGGGCGGCGAGTGCGATCTGCAGGATTTCACGATGTCGTACGGGCCCGGCGAAAGCCGGCTGACCGAGCCTAAGTTGCACAAGCCCAAGAGGGTCGACCTCGGGCCCACGATCGTGCTCGACGAAGAGCGCTGCATTTTGTGCAGGCGCTGCACGCGCTTCGACGACGAGATCGCGCAAGAACGCAACCTCATCGTCGAAGATCGCGGTTACGGATCGTTGATCGCGACGCGCAACGGCGGCGAGTACACTTCGTACTTTTCGGGCAACACGACCGAGATCTGCCCGGTCGGCGCGCTGACGAGCAAGGCCTATCGTTTCCGCTCGCGGCCCTGGGACCTCGGCCACGCCGATTCCGTGTGCACCCAATGCTCGGTCGGGTGCAATTTCCGCATCGACACTCGCTTCGGACGCATCATGCGCACGTTCACGCGCGAGAACACCGCCATCGACGACGGCTGGCTGTGCGACCGGGGACGCTACACGTTCAACTACCTCTACACGCCGGACCGTCTGCGCATGCCGTCGGTGACGGACGACGCCGGCCGGTCCGACGTCGCGTTCGCCGATGCGGTCGCGCTCGCGGCGCCGCGGCTCGCCGCGGCCGCGAAGGCCGGGCGTGTCGGCATCATCGGCGGCGGCAGACTATCCGACGAAGAGGCGTTCGCGCTGCAGAAATTCGCACGCGACGTTCTCGGCACCAACAACATCGATCATCGGGCGCACGCGCAGAAATTCGCTTCGCCCGCCCGGTTTGGCGCGCATCTCACCGACCTCGACGACGCATCGCTGATCTTGATGTTCGGCGCACTGACGCCGGAACAAGCGCCCATCCTCGATCTGCGAATTCGACGGGCGGTGGCGCGCCGCCACGCCAAGCTCGTGTACGTCGGACCGTACCGGCCGGAGCTGCCGGTCGAAGCCCATTACGTGGAATATCCGCCCGCCGAGATCGCCGGTCTTTTTGACAAGCTCGCCGACGTCGTTCACCATGGTAAGGAAGAGCCGGCTGACGGCTTCGTCGCCGAGATCGCGAAAGAGCTGACGTCGTCGGAGAAGATCGTCGCTATCCACGACGGTCACGATCCGCGCAGTGCCGAAGCGCTCGAGCGGTTGATGGAGACGTTGCACCGTTACGATCACCCGGTCGGCGTGCTCGTCGTCGGAGCGACGGGCAATGCGCGCGGCGCCGAAGCCGCAGGCTGCGTGCCCAACCTTGGTCCCGGCTACGCGGCCGCTTCCGGCGCGCCGGGGATGACCACATCGCAGATGCTCGCGGCGGCAGCCGAAGGTAAACTCGACGCGCTCCTCGTCGTGGGTGCAAATCCCGCGCTCACGTTCTCCGACGGCGATCTCGCGCGCCGCGCGTTCGAAAAGATTCCGTTCCTCGCAGTCGCCGATCAAGTCATGACGGAAACGGCGGCCTACGCCGACGTCGTATTCGCGGCGGCGTCGTTCGCCGAAAAGCGCGGCCACGTCACCAATCTCGAAGGACGCCGCCAAGCGTTCGCCGCCGCCATCGATCCGCCCATCCAAGTGCGCGACGACGCCCAACTCATCGCAGCGCTCGCCGGCGCTATCGGCCGCGGCGACGCGCTGAGCGCCGACCCGGATGTGCTATTCGCCCAGTTGGGCCAAGCCGAGACCGCCGCGCACTCCGCGCACGTGCATGGCGCTGGGCTTGCGCGCCCATCGGCCGACACACCGCCGGCGCTGGCGAATGCCGGCGACGGCACATTCACCGTGATCCCGGTTCCGCATCTCTACGCCGGCGGCGGCGGCGTCGCGTTCGACCCTGGAACCGCGGGTATGCGGCCCGCTCCCTATGCGGTGTTTCATCCCTCCGACGCAAGCCGCGTCGGCGTCGCCGACGGCGATCGCGTCACGCTGACGGGCAAGGGCGGTTCGATCGACGTGGCGACGCGCATCGCGCACGATGTGCGGCAAGGTTTCGTGCTCGTGCTCGCCGGGATGCCCGAGGCGCCCGTCAACAAGCTGCTCGACGAATCCGGATTCGGGCGCGTGACCGCTGCCGGCTCAGGCGTGGAAGCGCAGGCGAGCGCATGA
- the nuoI gene encoding NADH-quinone oxidoreductase subunit NuoI — translation MNFFDAVRGIVTGHATTLKYLFKKKSTIDYPREPYPHPERFRGVHELRKYDDGLERCIGCELCAVACPANAITVIGAENDPANPTSPGERYGYRYEIDMLRCIFCGWCEEACPTDAIVLTPRFDIADYTRERLIFGKDKLLVKDQFIQHMANTESAVQTDPGVTPAPVQPSAPDGGAA, via the coding sequence ATGAATTTCTTCGATGCGGTGCGGGGAATCGTGACCGGGCACGCGACCACGCTCAAGTATCTGTTCAAGAAAAAGTCGACCATCGACTACCCGCGCGAACCATACCCGCACCCGGAGCGCTTTCGCGGCGTGCACGAATTGCGCAAATACGACGACGGACTCGAGCGCTGCATCGGGTGTGAATTGTGCGCGGTCGCCTGCCCCGCCAACGCCATCACGGTCATCGGAGCAGAGAACGATCCTGCCAACCCGACGTCACCCGGCGAACGATATGGCTACCGCTACGAGATCGACATGCTCCGCTGCATCTTCTGCGGGTGGTGCGAGGAGGCGTGTCCGACCGACGCCATCGTGTTGACGCCACGCTTCGACATCGCCGATTACACGCGCGAGCGGCTGATCTTCGGCAAGGACAAGCTGTTGGTGAAGGACCAGTTCATACAGCACATGGCGAACACGGAGTCCGCCGTTCAGACCGACCCCGGCGTGACGCCGGCACCGGTCCAGCCTTCCGCGCCGGACGGCGGAGCAGCTTAA
- the nuoF gene encoding NADH-quinone oxidoreductase subunit NuoF translates to MASFEPVLTKGFGTLDLTDLAVYRKTGGFDALTKAMRDMTPEAIVNEISASNLRGRGGAGFPTGKKWSFLPKDGRPRYLVCNSDEAEPGTFKDRMLLENSPFNLIEGLIISAYAINAKQIFIYIRGEFLQGYRTFRKALAEAYAAGFVGQNILGSGYSVEIVAHRGAGAYICGEETAQLNSLEGKRGEPRLKPPFPANAGLYSMPTVVNNVETLMYVPHIIMRGAPWFAAIGTEKSPGPKVISVSGHVLRPGNYEIPLGITVRELIFDWAGGLNPGRSIKAVQPGGGSSAAIFEEDLDCGIDFESLAAKKTMLGSGAVVVMDDTACMVRSAVTLNRFYEHESCGQCTPCREGGQWVHRMVARLEAGEGSEQDLRILGTINRTITGTNLCALGDSIMPFLQSVMTRFPDEFKAHVTQSACPLRLRKESAA, encoded by the coding sequence ATGGCAAGCTTCGAACCGGTCCTGACCAAAGGATTCGGCACGCTCGATCTCACCGATCTCGCGGTCTACCGCAAGACCGGCGGTTTTGACGCGTTGACCAAAGCGATGCGCGACATGACGCCGGAGGCCATCGTCAACGAGATCTCCGCTTCGAATTTGCGCGGCCGCGGCGGCGCCGGCTTCCCGACCGGCAAGAAGTGGAGTTTTCTCCCGAAGGACGGCCGTCCACGCTACCTCGTCTGCAACTCCGACGAGGCCGAACCGGGCACGTTCAAAGACCGCATGTTGTTGGAGAACTCGCCGTTCAATCTCATCGAAGGGCTCATCATCTCCGCCTACGCGATCAATGCCAAGCAGATCTTCATCTATATTCGCGGCGAATTCTTGCAGGGCTATAGGACTTTCCGCAAGGCACTGGCAGAAGCGTACGCCGCCGGCTTCGTGGGTCAAAACATCTTGGGCAGCGGTTACTCGGTAGAGATCGTCGCGCATCGCGGTGCGGGCGCGTACATCTGCGGCGAAGAGACGGCCCAATTGAACTCGCTCGAGGGAAAACGCGGCGAACCTCGGCTCAAGCCGCCGTTCCCCGCGAACGCCGGCCTCTACAGCATGCCCACCGTCGTCAACAACGTCGAAACCCTGATGTACGTGCCGCATATCATCATGCGCGGCGCGCCGTGGTTTGCGGCGATCGGGACCGAGAAGTCGCCGGGGCCAAAAGTTATCTCCGTGAGCGGTCACGTGCTGCGTCCGGGCAATTACGAGATCCCGCTGGGCATCACGGTCCGCGAATTGATCTTCGACTGGGCTGGCGGCTTGAATCCGGGCCGGAGCATCAAAGCGGTGCAGCCGGGCGGCGGATCATCGGCGGCGATCTTTGAAGAGGATCTCGACTGCGGCATCGATTTCGAATCGCTCGCTGCTAAGAAAACGATGCTGGGATCGGGCGCGGTGGTGGTGATGGACGACACCGCGTGCATGGTGCGTTCGGCGGTCACGCTCAACCGCTTTTACGAACACGAATCGTGCGGCCAGTGCACGCCGTGCCGAGAGGGCGGGCAATGGGTGCACCGCATGGTCGCGCGCCTGGAAGCCGGCGAAGGATCGGAACAGGATCTGCGCATCCTCGGAACCATCAACCGGACGATCACCGGCACCAATCTCTGCGCGCTCGGCGATTCGATCATGCCGTTCCTGCAGTCGGTGATGACGCGCTTCCCCGACGAGTTCAAGGCGCACGTGACCCAATCGGCTTGCCCGCTGCGCCTGCGTAAGGAGAGCGCGGCGTGA
- the nuoD gene encoding NADH dehydrogenase (quinone) subunit D: protein MSVIDLSKFDNNPDLIVSQGDERDTLVISMGPQHPSTHGVLRVMLKLDGETVVTSESEIGFLHTGIEKQAENLFWQQAITVVDRADYLAPLSNSLCYVLAVEKLLGIDAIIPPRAQVLRVIFTELTRIASNLVQLGTHAMDLGAQSIFMYAFEMREQILRIMEFVTGARMHQSWFRIGGLALDVPAGFLDILDEFIKSFPERLTDMRTILENNVIIMDRLIGVGRISAADAIAWGLTGPNLRASGVAYDVRKALPYSGYETYDFDICVHDGGDCYGRFVVRLDEMQQAWRIIKQGRERFPGGPVVIDDPKIVPPPKTDIQHSMEALIHHFKLVSSGFNVPEGRIYQAVESPRGELGMYVTSAGGNKPWRVRWRPPSFYNLQALKALAPGNLIADVVAIIGSLDPVFGEVDR, encoded by the coding sequence GTGAGCGTCATCGATCTCTCGAAATTCGACAACAATCCGGATCTCATCGTCTCGCAGGGCGATGAGCGCGACACGCTCGTCATCAGCATGGGTCCGCAGCATCCAAGCACGCATGGCGTGCTGCGCGTCATGCTCAAGCTCGACGGCGAAACGGTCGTCACCTCGGAATCCGAGATCGGCTTTCTCCACACCGGCATCGAAAAACAAGCGGAAAATCTCTTCTGGCAACAGGCCATCACCGTTGTGGACCGGGCCGACTATCTCGCGCCGCTCTCCAACAGCCTGTGCTACGTGTTGGCCGTTGAAAAACTGCTCGGCATCGACGCCATCATCCCGCCGCGCGCCCAAGTGCTTCGCGTCATCTTCACGGAGCTGACGCGCATCGCGAGCAATCTCGTGCAGCTCGGCACGCACGCGATGGACCTCGGCGCGCAGTCCATTTTCATGTACGCGTTCGAGATGCGCGAACAGATCCTGCGCATCATGGAATTCGTCACGGGCGCGCGCATGCATCAGTCGTGGTTCCGGATCGGCGGTCTAGCGCTCGACGTGCCCGCCGGCTTCCTCGATATCCTCGACGAATTCATCAAGTCGTTTCCCGAGCGCTTGACCGACATGCGCACCATCCTCGAAAACAATGTCATCATCATGGACCGCTTGATCGGCGTCGGGCGGATATCCGCAGCCGACGCCATCGCGTGGGGCCTGACCGGACCAAACCTCCGGGCGAGCGGCGTGGCCTATGACGTACGCAAGGCGCTGCCGTACAGCGGCTACGAAACGTACGACTTCGACATCTGCGTGCACGACGGCGGCGATTGCTACGGGCGGTTCGTCGTCCGGCTCGATGAGATGCAGCAGGCATGGCGCATCATCAAACAGGGCCGCGAGAGATTTCCCGGCGGACCGGTTGTCATCGACGATCCGAAAATCGTACCGCCGCCGAAGACCGATATCCAACATTCCATGGAGGCGCTCATCCATCACTTCAAGCTCGTGTCGTCGGGCTTCAACGTGCCGGAAGGCCGAATCTATCAGGCGGTCGAGTCGCCGCGCGGCGAACTCGGCATGTACGTCACGAGCGCCGGCGGGAACAAGCCGTGGCGCGTGCGCTGGCGTCCGCCGTCGTTCTACAACCTGCAGGCATTGAAGGCGCTTGCACCCGGTAATCTCATCGCGGACGTCGTCGCCATCATCGGCAGCCTCGATCCTGTGTTCGGCGAGGTCGACCGATGA
- the nuoK gene encoding NADH-quinone oxidoreductase subunit NuoK: MPQVPLTDYLTLAAVLFVIGLVGFLVRRNPITMLMSVELMWNAGNLAFAAFARNFGDMSGQIFVFIVITVAAAEAAIALAIVVMVFRHRAEVDVDDISVMRG, encoded by the coding sequence ATGCCGCAGGTCCCGCTCACCGACTACCTCACCCTTGCGGCGGTGCTGTTCGTCATCGGGCTCGTCGGTTTTCTGGTGCGCCGCAATCCGATCACCATGTTGATGTCGGTCGAGCTGATGTGGAATGCCGGAAACCTGGCCTTCGCCGCATTCGCCCGCAATTTCGGCGACATGTCCGGCCAGATCTTCGTCTTCATCGTCATCACGGTCGCGGCGGCTGAAGCGGCGATCGCGCTCGCCATCGTCGTCATGGTGTTCCGGCATCGCGCTGAGGTCGACGTGGATGACATCTCGGTGATGAGAGGCTGA
- the nuoH gene encoding NADH-quinone oxidoreductase subunit NuoH produces MTGLLADPWTKFAIVVAIKSGVLIFIVITSFAYLMLFERKILAWFQMRLGPIWCGPWGLLQPAADAVKLVLKEDLTPADADPLLYRFAPAIGVLTAVLAYAVIPFGTFPDGSPIAIADLNVGILFVLAAASLGVYGIALGGWASQSKWPLLGAIRSTAQMISYELAMGLSIIGVLLLAGTTNLNGITAAQSAHHLWYVIPQFVGFLIYFVTATAETNRAPFDLPEAETELVAGFHTEYSSLRFGTFFVAEYINMITVSCIATLLFLGGGDGPFLTSLPYLSVVWFVLKVCFFLFVLIWMRATLPRLRYDRLMAFGWKVLLPVAVLNVLVTATIVALWKGNA; encoded by the coding sequence ATGACCGGTCTCCTGGCGGATCCGTGGACCAAGTTCGCGATCGTCGTCGCGATAAAATCCGGCGTGCTCATCTTCATCGTCATCACGTCATTCGCGTACCTCATGCTGTTCGAGCGCAAGATCTTGGCGTGGTTCCAGATGCGGCTCGGCCCGATCTGGTGCGGCCCGTGGGGTCTGCTCCAGCCGGCGGCGGATGCCGTCAAGCTCGTCTTAAAGGAAGATCTCACACCGGCAGACGCCGATCCGCTGCTTTACCGCTTCGCGCCGGCGATCGGAGTCTTGACGGCCGTACTCGCGTACGCGGTGATTCCGTTCGGCACGTTCCCCGATGGCAGCCCGATCGCCATCGCGGACCTGAACGTCGGCATACTCTTCGTGTTGGCCGCGGCGTCGCTCGGTGTCTACGGCATCGCGCTTGGAGGCTGGGCATCGCAATCGAAATGGCCGCTGCTGGGCGCCATTCGCTCCACCGCCCAGATGATCTCGTACGAGCTTGCGATGGGCCTCTCCATAATCGGCGTGCTGCTGCTTGCGGGTACGACCAATCTTAACGGCATCACGGCGGCGCAGTCGGCACATCACTTGTGGTACGTCATCCCTCAGTTCGTCGGCTTTCTCATCTACTTCGTCACCGCAACCGCGGAGACCAATCGCGCGCCGTTCGACTTGCCCGAGGCCGAGACCGAGCTTGTGGCCGGATTTCACACGGAGTATTCGAGCCTCCGGTTCGGCACGTTCTTCGTCGCGGAATACATCAACATGATCACGGTCTCGTGCATCGCCACGCTGTTGTTTCTCGGAGGCGGGGATGGCCCGTTCTTGACGTCGCTGCCGTATCTGTCCGTCGTCTGGTTCGTGTTGAAAGTCTGCTTCTTCTTATTCGTCCTCATCTGGATGCGCGCCACCCTGCCGCGCCTTCGCTACGACCGTCTCATGGCGTTCGGGTGGAAGGTGCTGCTGCCTGTCGCGGTGCTGAACGTGTTGGTGACGGCCACCATCGTCGCGCTGTGGAAAGGTAACGCATGA
- a CDS encoding NADH-quinone oxidoreductase subunit J, whose amino-acid sequence MLVLYWVCAAVLVFTAIAVVSSRQPVHSVVGLIVNFAALAVLFLTLSAEFLAMMQIIIYAGAILVLFLFVIALLTIGNQPVDRGEGRLAFQTVPSILSGIAALALMAIGVRAAWAASAASPPADFGTVPSFGQELLTTHLFAFEATAVILLVAIIGVVLMAGRKEVRF is encoded by the coding sequence ATGCTTGTGCTTTACTGGGTCTGTGCGGCGGTGCTGGTCTTCACCGCCATCGCGGTGGTGTCGAGCAGACAGCCGGTCCACTCGGTCGTGGGCCTCATCGTGAATTTCGCGGCACTCGCCGTGCTTTTCCTCACGCTTTCGGCCGAGTTCCTCGCGATGATGCAGATCATCATCTACGCAGGCGCGATCCTGGTGCTCTTTCTTTTCGTCATCGCGCTGTTGACCATCGGCAATCAACCGGTCGACCGCGGCGAGGGCCGGCTTGCGTTCCAAACCGTGCCTTCGATCCTATCCGGCATCGCGGCGCTCGCCCTCATGGCGATCGGCGTCCGCGCGGCGTGGGCTGCGTCGGCCGCCTCTCCGCCGGCCGACTTCGGCACCGTGCCGTCGTTCGGCCAGGAGTTGCTCACGACGCACTTGTTCGCGTTCGAAGCGACGGCCGTCATATTGCTCGTGGCCATCATCGGCGTCGTGCTGATGGCCGGACGCAAAGAGGTGCGATTCTAA
- the nuoL gene encoding NADH-quinone oxidoreductase subunit L: MDTLTALSLTILFLPLLGAVLIALVGPYMPRAASAIIGNSVMLVAFALTKIVAWTLGNQPANAQALHTTLGTWAHIGPLSIPFGLLVDPLALTWMLVITGVGFLIHLYSAGYMAHDRDYRTFFAYMNLFVFTMLLLVMSDNFLWLLVGWGGVGLASYLLIGFYYDRPVAVLAARKALIMNVIGDVGIMIAMFLMFAHAGSVSFDGVFSRVAVIGAPALTWIGIWLLVGAVAKSAQLPLHTWLPDAMEGPTPVSALIHAATMVTAGVYLVARCYPIYDHAPAAAETVAIVGAVSALFAATIGCVQYDIKRVLAYSTMSQIGYMIFAVGAGAYAAGTFHFLTHAFFKALLFLAAGIVIHNLGGEQDIRKMGGLAKKMPLAFWTFAIGTVAISGVPPFAGFFSKDSIIDAGLALHQPVLTGLLIVAALLTAFYMFRLLFLTFAGTYRGEHEPHADQVFTMNVPVMVLAAMAAIGGFFASPLAAFLGGSFGKLSLYGLAGTGRAPSIAELNWPLAAGMFLLAVAGIASAYALYVVRPSLRDDFKRVLAGPRELLLNAYYLDAVYHVVVEVPAYALAAFCAKFFEPAVISGIPRALTGATTSLGDAARWWESGQLRRYGLTIAIGVVLLLAYYAFVIHAGQSSEAAIAR; encoded by the coding sequence ATGGATACCCTCACCGCTCTCTCGCTGACGATCCTGTTTCTGCCTCTCCTGGGCGCGGTGCTCATCGCGCTCGTCGGACCCTACATGCCCCGCGCGGCGTCGGCGATCATTGGCAATTCGGTGATGCTCGTCGCGTTCGCCCTCACCAAGATCGTGGCATGGACGCTCGGTAATCAGCCGGCGAATGCGCAGGCTCTTCACACCACGCTTGGGACCTGGGCGCACATCGGCCCGCTTTCGATTCCGTTTGGATTGCTCGTCGATCCCCTCGCGCTCACGTGGATGCTCGTCATCACCGGCGTCGGATTCCTCATCCACCTCTATTCGGCCGGCTACATGGCTCACGACCGCGACTACCGCACGTTTTTCGCCTACATGAACCTCTTCGTCTTCACGATGCTGCTGCTCGTGATGTCCGACAACTTTTTGTGGCTGCTCGTCGGCTGGGGCGGCGTCGGACTCGCGTCGTACTTGCTGATCGGATTTTATTACGACCGCCCGGTCGCGGTGCTCGCAGCGCGCAAAGCGCTAATCATGAACGTCATCGGCGACGTCGGCATCATGATCGCGATGTTCTTGATGTTCGCGCACGCGGGCAGCGTTTCGTTTGACGGTGTGTTCTCGCGGGTTGCAGTCATCGGCGCGCCGGCGTTGACGTGGATCGGCATCTGGCTTCTCGTGGGCGCGGTAGCCAAGTCCGCGCAATTGCCGTTGCACACGTGGCTGCCCGACGCGATGGAAGGCCCGACTCCGGTGAGCGCCCTCATTCACGCGGCCACCATGGTGACGGCGGGCGTCTACCTCGTGGCGCGCTGTTATCCCATCTACGATCACGCTCCGGCCGCGGCGGAAACCGTCGCCATCGTCGGCGCGGTATCGGCGCTGTTCGCCGCCACCATCGGGTGCGTGCAGTACGACATCAAACGCGTGCTCGCGTATTCCACGATGAGCCAGATCGGCTATATGATCTTCGCCGTCGGGGCCGGCGCGTACGCGGCAGGCACATTTCATTTCCTCACGCACGCGTTCTTCAAGGCGCTTCTCTTCTTGGCAGCCGGCATCGTCATCCACAACTTGGGCGGCGAACAAGACATCCGCAAGATGGGCGGCTTGGCGAAGAAGATGCCGCTCGCGTTCTGGACGTTCGCCATCGGGACCGTGGCCATTTCCGGCGTTCCGCCGTTCGCCGGCTTCTTCTCGAAGGATTCCATCATCGACGCGGGGTTAGCGCTGCACCAACCCGTCCTGACTGGGCTTCTCATCGTGGCCGCGCTGCTCACCGCCTTCTACATGTTCCGGCTGCTGTTCCTCACTTTCGCCGGCACGTATCGCGGCGAGCACGAACCGCACGCCGACCAAGTGTTCACCATGAACGTGCCGGTTATGGTGCTGGCCGCTATGGCAGCCATCGGCGGTTTTTTCGCATCGCCGCTTGCTGCGTTCCTCGGCGGATCGTTCGGCAAGCTGTCGCTCTACGGTCTTGCCGGCACCGGCCGCGCGCCGAGCATCGCCGAATTGAACTGGCCCCTCGCCGCCGGCATGTTCTTGCTTGCGGTCGCCGGCATCGCGTCCGCGTACGCGCTCTATGTCGTCCGGCCGAGTCTGCGCGATGATTTCAAGCGCGTGTTGGCCGGCCCACGAGAGCTGTTGCTCAACGCCTACTATTTGGACGCCGTCTATCACGTGGTTGTTGAAGTGCCTGCGTATGCGCTCGCTGCTTTTTGCGCCAAGTTCTTCGAGCCTGCTGTCATCAGCGGCATTCCTCGCGCGTTGACCGGTGCGACGACCTCGCTGGGCGATGCCGCCCGCTGGTGGGAATCGGGCCAGCTGCGCCGCTACGGCCTGACGATAGCGATCGGCGTCGTGCTACTGCTCGCGTACTACGCTTTTGTCATACACGCAGGCCAGTCGTCTGAGGCGGCGATCGCGCGATGA